TAAAAGCCTGGGCGCCGGATCTTTTTTCTAATCTTTTTTCCAATCTTTTTTCCAATGTCCTGAACGCATTGAAAAAACTGGACTCCGCTGATGGATGGATTGATTATGATTGATGAATGGATTGTGATTGATGAATGGATTGTGATGGATTAATTGATGGATGGATGGATTACGCGGGACAATCGAACGGATAAAAAAGGCAAAAAAATTGAAACGGAGGATGAACCATGACTACAGAACCGTGGGACGACTACGCTTACACCGCTTTGATCGTTTTTTGCTTTTTGTTGAGGGATGGGAACATCCTGTTGATTCGGCGAGCCAACGAACCTTACAAAGGAGCGATTACCGTGCCTGGAGGACGCAAAAAACGAGGGGAAAACCTGAGAGACGCCTGTGTCCGAGAGATGTTCGAGGAGACCGGTTACGTTCTGAAACACATGGAGTTTGCCGGCATTCTTCACGCCTATGCCTTGGATGGCAATGTGGAGTTTCTCAGCAACTATTTCGTCTGCGCCGACTTTGAAGGAGATCTAAAGAGCTCGGAAGAAGGGGACCTATTATGGGTAGACGTTCAACAAAGTCTATCCTTGCCTGGTATTCACCCCTTCTACGTCCAGTTGCTCCCCGACATATTGAAAAAGAACTTCCCCATCGAGCTATCCGCCGTTGCGGGAAAGATCGTTTGAGCGTGATCGTTTGAACGTGGTGAAGTGGATGTATCCGAGCTGATGTATCTGAGCTTTAGATATACCGCTTCTCCAAGTCCAATAAATATTGTTTGACGGGCAGTCCTCCTCCGTAACCAGTCAAGCTGCCATTGTGCCCTATCACCCGATGGCAGGGAACGATAATAACGATAGGGTTACGATTATTCGCGAACCCCACTGCCCGGTAGGCTTTTGGTTTTCCGATTGAGACGGCAACGTCTTTGTAGCTGCGGGTTTCTCCGGAGGGGATGGATAGCAGGGCCTTCCAGACGGATATTTGAAAATCTGTGCCGTGAAACGCCAGCGACAGATCGAAAGACTTTCTTTTGCCGTCGAAGTATTCCGTAAGCTGCTCCATCGCTGTTCGAATCACGGGGGTTTCGCCCGTCTCGAAGCCTCCAGGAGTTTGTGCTCTGCCGAAAAAAACGTGGGATATAACGCCATTTTCTTCGGCAATCCCGATCTCCCCAACTGGAGAACCGTAAAAAAATATGCTCTTCATCATCATCATTCTTCATCATCGCCATTCTTCATCATCACCATTCTTCATCATCACCATACCATTCCTTTATCAATATATTCAGAGAGGATTTATATCTCGAAATCCGCCACCAGGGGCGTGTGATCGGATGGCTTTTCCCAGGTCCGGGGTTCTCTGTCCACAAAACAGGCCCAAGCCTTTTTCGTTAACACGTCGTTGGCCAAAATATGATCGATTCTCCATCCCACATTGCGCGTCACCGCGTCTTTGACCCGATAGTCAAAAAAGGTGTACTCCCCTTCCTCTGGGTGAAAGCGGCGCAAAATGTCCGAAAGCCCCCAGGAGACCACCCACTGAAACTTCTCTCGGATCTCCCGATGAAAACAGACGTGGTCTCTTTTGTTCTCGGGGTGGGTGACATCAATATCCGTTGGCGCCACGTTCAAGTCTCCGACCCAGGCGAAGGGCAGATCGAGCGTGATCTCCCGATCAAAAAAGGCACGCACTCGCTCCAGAAATCTTTTTTTGAGCGCGTAATCCGCATGGGTGATCTCCTTGCCCTGGGGAACATAAGTGTTTAGAATCGCTATCTTCGAGGTTTTGGCATAAGCGACCCGCGTCGGAAAATCCGGTTCCTCTCTATCCCCGAAGCCAAAACGAACCTCCGGCTCCGAGAATGGAGAAGAAACCCGGCTGATGACGGCCACGCCGTTGTAAGATTTTTCACCACAAAATCGAGCCCGGTATCCCATCGCCTCGAAGGCCGCCGTGGGAAAATCCGCGTCGACGGCCTTCGTCTCCTGTAAAAAGAGCAGGTCCACAGGTGTTCCGGCTTTTTCCAGCATGGATAGCCAACGCTCCAAAACGGGTAGATGGCTGCGAACGGAGTTAACGTTGAACGTGGCGACACGTAGAATCGACTTTGCCGAAGAGTTTTTGACCATGCCGTTGCCTCATGCCTTTCCCCGTTCCCGCTCGCGCAAAACCCGGCGAAGGATTTTCCCCGTCCCGGAAAGGGGGAAATCGTCCACAAACTCCACCTTGCGGGGGACCTTGAAGTGCGCCAATTGCTCTTTGCAATATTTGACGATTTCCAGCTCCGTAACCTTCGCTCCCTCGGTCTTCCGAATGAAGGCCTTTGGGACCTCGCCGTTGACGGGGTGAGGCATCCCCACCACGATGGCCGTCTGAACCGCGGGATGCGCGTGGAGTACCAGCTCCACCTCCTGGGGGTACACGTTGAACCCGCCGACGATGATAATATCCGTCACTCGGTCCAAAACGCGGATGTAGCCGTCTTCTATCCGTACATAATCCCCCGTGTTAAACCAACCGTCCTCGAAACGTTCGGCCGTCAGCTCCGGCGCTCGGAAATAGCCGCTGGTTACGGAAGGGCCGCGCACCCACAGTACGCCCTCGTTCTTATCCGTCCTCTCACCCTTTTCCGTGCGTAAATGCCATTCGTAGCCGCGTAGGAAAGGACCTACCGTCCCGGGATGGTGCTCTTCGTAACTCCGGTTCACTGCTAACACGGGAGAGGTTTCGGTGAGACCATACCCCTCCACGATATCCTTGCCCGTAAGACGGAGTGACTGCTCGTGCATGTTAGCCCCCAAACGGTCCCCTCCAGAGATCATGATCTTGGCGAAGGCAAAAAGGTCTTTGGGAACGCTGTCCCGTTCCATACCCGAAAGAAGATAAGAAAAAATGGTCGGGACGGCGAAAAGAATAGTGGGCTTGCACTCGCGGATTGCCCTCACCGTCTGTTGAGGAGGTAGGAAACCTGGAACGATGACCGCGGACGCGTCTATGACCAAGGGCAGGATCATGGAGACGGTGTAGCCGAAAGAATGGAAATTTGGAAGCACAGTCAAGAAAATATCCCCCGGTTCCAGAGGTCGCACCGCCTCCATGACGGCTGTACAGTTGTCGTAAAGATTGCCGTGGCTTAAAGGCACGGCTTTGGGCAAGCCGGTGGTACCGGACGTAGCGAAGATAACGGCAGTGTCCTGAGTTTCGATGGAGGACGTTTTCCCGTTCAACGTGGGCAGAAGACCCATGGGGGGGCACGTGACACAGGTAAAGCCTTTTTCTTGCAAAACGGCTCCGGCTTCCTCCCGAATCGCGTTGGAGGCGATGACGGCGAATGGCTCGATCAGATCCAGTGTGCCCAACAAGGACGGCATTCCCGACTTGACATTGAGAGGAGAGATTGTCCCACCCAACCGCCAGACGGCTAAAGAAAGAGCTGTGATCATAGGGCAGTTCTGCATTAAAACGCATAATCGCTGCCCTTTTCCAAAACCGGAGGCACGAAGCGACGTCTCGCACTCCCCTACTAGCCTCGAAAAATCCGCTTTGGTGTACCACTGCCCATCCCACCAGAAACAGCGGGCGTTTGCGTCTTTACCCAATCTCTCTTCAATAACCTCTTCAAGCCTTACGGACATATTCACACGCTCCTTATGATGGATTGCATAATCTATATGATGGATTTCTATATGATGGATTGCATAATCTATGTAAAAAAACTATTCGACATTTTTAACTTGTTCCCGCTCACGCAGGACGCGGCGGAGGACCTTTCCCATTCTCGACATGGGCAGGGTTTCGAGAAACTCCACCTTGCGCGGAACTTTATAATGCGCCAAACGCTCTTTACAATAACGGTGAATCTCCGATTCTGTAACTTCCACATTGGGCTTCTTGACGATACAGGCCTTGGGGATCTCGCCGCTGCTCGCGGGTATTCCGATCACCACCACCTGCGCCACCGCCGGGTGCTGGGACAACACGGCTTCCACTTCCTGGGGATACACATTGAAACCGTTCACGATAATGATGTCCGTCACCCGATCCAAGATACGGATGTAACCGTCCTCCACTCGCACATAGTCCCCTGTGTTGAACCACCCATCGTCAAAGCGCTCCTTGTCGCTTTCTGTTCCCCGAAAATATTTTTTCGTTACAGATGGTCCTTTCAGCCACAGGACGCCTTCCCCCGCGGTATCGGACACGAGCTTGCCTCCCTCGTCCAGGAGCCGCCACTGATAGCCGCCCAGGAACTCCCCTACCGTGCCCAAACGGCGACGGGCGTAGCTCCTGTTGAAGGAAACCACAGGGGAACATTCTGTCAGCCCGTAGCCCTCCAGTACGCCAATTCCCAAAAGTTTTTCGACTCTATCCTCCATTTGGATATTGTAGCGGTCGCCTCCGATAATGAGGAGTTTAATCCCCTCCGGCCGCGGCGCGCCCTTTTCAACAAGACCCAGAAGGAGGTTCAGCATCATGGGAACGAGAAGAATCACGTTGGCGGGAGCCTCTTTAATAGCCCTTAGGGTATTGGGCAACGGCAGAAAATTGGGCACGATCACCTGAGAGCCCTTCAAAATCAGAGGCAATATAGTCCCGGCCATATACCCGAAGGCGTGAAAGCTCGGCAAAACGTTTAAAAGAACGTCACCCTCCCGTAGGTCCTCCAAAGTACGAATGCTTTCGCGGCAGTTATTTAGAAGGCTGAGATGACTAACCGGCACCGCTTTGGGCGCGCCGGTGGTTCCCGACGTGGAAAAAATCACCGCGATCTCCCGTTCCTCGTCCAATGCCGGAGAAGTGGCCGCCCTCCCCTGGAACTCAGGCAAGGGCCCCGCGAGAGGGCAGGAGATGTGAAGCCAACCTTGTTCGTCCAAAAGGGTACCCATCTCTTTCCGTGTTTCGTCCCGTGTTTCGTCAGAAAGAACGATGGCAAAGGGCTCTAACAGCGACAAAGTAGCGGCCAGAGAAGGGAGACCGGACTTCGAGTTTAGAGGACAGACTATACCTCCCAATCGCCAGACAGCAAGCGACAGCGCGGCAATCATAGGACTGTTCGGCATCAAGACGGCCAAGCGTTGCCCTTCGGAAAAACCCGCTTCGCGCAAAGTCTCCTCGCTCCTATCGACCAGGTGTTTCAAGAAAAATTGGTTGTACCATTTTCCTTCCCACCAAAAACATTTGTTTTCAGGTGACGTTTCAAGGCATTCGTCGATGACGATATCCAGTCTTTCGGTCACAGTTCTCACTCCTTCGGCGAAGCCAACGGCTTTCATGTTGAGTCAATCATACAACATGATATCTCTCGATCTACCGTAGGATTGCTCCGCAATATCAATAAAAATGCCCCTTCGTTGCGGGAACCCAGCAATCCCATGGCACCCGACGGACACCGCTTACTGCTGCTCCCTTCCGGGCCTAACAGGGTTCACGGGCCTTCGCCGCATAGGACTGAGCCCCCGCATCGAGGGGCACAAAACGATGGTAGTATACAAGGAGAACCTCTTTTTAGCAAGGGTGCGCGACTTAGGGAAAAGGACGTTTTTAGCCAAACAAAGGACCGCCTAAAGGCGACCCCTTGTTGATAGTTTAGTGATAGTTTAGTGATAGTTTAGTCCATCTCGCTTTCCGAAGCGCGCTCGCGGTCTTACTGGAGCTTACTGGAGCTTCAGCGATGCGAAGAACGTTCTTCCATCTCTTTCGATGAGCAACACCACCGATTTGCTCTCTCTTTTGATGGAACCACTCAGTGCCTCGGAATCATTCACCTTTTTACCGTTGACCTCCAATATCAGATCACCTTCCCGGATTCCGGCCAGCCGCGCAGAAGATCTCTCGGCAACATCCACGACTACGAGCCCTTCACTGAGTTCTTTCCTGTTTTCGATCCCGTACTGTCGCCTCAGTTCATCCGTCAGTTTTGAGACGAAAACGCCCACTTTTTCGAGAATATTTTCCTCTGCCTCAGTTTTCTTTGTTCCCTCGGCGGAGATGTCTCGTTCCTCGACGTCGGGGTTTTCACCAAGTTTGGCCGTCACGCTGATGGGCTCGCCTTCACGGATGACCTCCAGTTTCAGAGTCGCGCCAGGCGCCTGAGAACGAACTTTGTTAACGAACCCTTGGACACCTTGAACCGCCTCGCCGTTTACAGTAACAATCACGTCCCCCCGCCGCAAATCCGCCCGCTCGGCTGCGGAGCCCTCAAAGACGTCTCCCACGATGATCCCCGTCTTCACATCGACGCCATAAGCCTCAGAGAACTCGCTGGTCAGATCCTGCACGACAACACCCAGCCATCCGCGTTTGGCTCTGCCGTAGGCTATCAGGTCGTCCATGATTTGCTTGGCCATATCCACGGGGACGGCAAACCCCAGTCCCTGGGCATAGGGCACGATGGCCGTGTTGATGCCGACGACCTTGCCATCAATATTGATCAATGGGCCTCCGCTGTTTCCGGGATTGATGGCCGCATCGGTCTGTAAAAAGCCATCAAAATTGATATCGTTGGTGTGAATGCTGCGGTTCTTGGCGGAGATCACGCCCACCGTCACCGTATGCTCCAGCCCATAAGGGTTGCCAATGGCCACGACCCACTCGCCCACATCAAGGGAATCGGAATCCCCTAGCTCCAAAACAGGCAGGTCCGCGTCCGCCTCGATTTGAACCACCGCCAAGTCAAAGGTGGGGTCCTTGCCCAAGATATTCCCCTCGTAGGTTTTTCCATCTGACAACGTGACCGTGATTTTGTCCGCGCCATCGATCACATGATTATTGGTGAGGATTTTTCCATCCTTGCTCACGACGAACCCCGATCCTCTGCCTCTCATCGGCACGGAACGCGAAAAATCCTCGAATTCCTCGCCAAAAAATTGCCTGAAGAAAGGGTCACCTTGGAAGGGCGACGGTAATCTCGACCGATGCAAAAAATGTTATAATTCCTACACTTTAGTAT
The Synergistaceae bacterium genome window above contains:
- a CDS encoding NUDIX domain-containing protein, with product MTTEPWDDYAYTALIVFCFLLRDGNILLIRRANEPYKGAITVPGGRKKRGENLRDACVREMFEETGYVLKHMEFAGILHAYALDGNVEFLSNYFVCADFEGDLKSSEEGDLLWVDVQQSLSLPGIHPFYVQLLPDILKKNFPIELSAVAGKIV
- a CDS encoding methylated-DNA--[protein]-cysteine S-methyltransferase — encoded protein: MKSIFFYGSPVGEIGIAEENGVISHVFFGRAQTPGGFETGETPVIRTAMEQLTEYFDGKRKSFDLSLAFHGTDFQISVWKALLSIPSGETRSYKDVAVSIGKPKAYRAVGFANNRNPIVIIVPCHRVIGHNGSLTGYGGGLPVKQYLLDLEKRYI
- the xth gene encoding exodeoxyribonuclease III, encoding MVKNSSAKSILRVATFNVNSVRSHLPVLERWLSMLEKAGTPVDLLFLQETKAVDADFPTAAFEAMGYRARFCGEKSYNGVAVISRVSSPFSEPEVRFGFGDREEPDFPTRVAYAKTSKIAILNTYVPQGKEITHADYALKKRFLERVRAFFDREITLDLPFAWVGDLNVAPTDIDVTHPENKRDHVCFHREIREKFQWVVSWGLSDILRRFHPEEGEYTFFDYRVKDAVTRNVGWRIDHILANDVLTKKAWACFVDREPRTWEKPSDHTPLVADFEI
- a CDS encoding AMP-binding protein; its protein translation is MSVRLEEVIEERLGKDANARCFWWDGQWYTKADFSRLVGECETSLRASGFGKGQRLCVLMQNCPMITALSLAVWRLGGTISPLNVKSGMPSLLGTLDLIEPFAVIASNAIREEAGAVLQEKGFTCVTCPPMGLLPTLNGKTSSIETQDTAVIFATSGTTGLPKAVPLSHGNLYDNCTAVMEAVRPLEPGDIFLTVLPNFHSFGYTVSMILPLVIDASAVIVPGFLPPQQTVRAIRECKPTILFAVPTIFSYLLSGMERDSVPKDLFAFAKIMISGGDRLGANMHEQSLRLTGKDIVEGYGLTETSPVLAVNRSYEEHHPGTVGPFLRGYEWHLRTEKGERTDKNEGVLWVRGPSVTSGYFRAPELTAERFEDGWFNTGDYVRIEDGYIRVLDRVTDIIIVGGFNVYPQEVELVLHAHPAVQTAIVVGMPHPVNGEVPKAFIRKTEGAKVTELEIVKYCKEQLAHFKVPRKVEFVDDFPLSGTGKILRRVLRERERGKA
- a CDS encoding AMP-binding protein, producing MTERLDIVIDECLETSPENKCFWWEGKWYNQFFLKHLVDRSEETLREAGFSEGQRLAVLMPNSPMIAALSLAVWRLGGIVCPLNSKSGLPSLAATLSLLEPFAIVLSDETRDETRKEMGTLLDEQGWLHISCPLAGPLPEFQGRAATSPALDEEREIAVIFSTSGTTGAPKAVPVSHLSLLNNCRESIRTLEDLREGDVLLNVLPSFHAFGYMAGTILPLILKGSQVIVPNFLPLPNTLRAIKEAPANVILLVPMMLNLLLGLVEKGAPRPEGIKLLIIGGDRYNIQMEDRVEKLLGIGVLEGYGLTECSPVVSFNRSYARRRLGTVGEFLGGYQWRLLDEGGKLVSDTAGEGVLWLKGPSVTKKYFRGTESDKERFDDGWFNTGDYVRVEDGYIRILDRVTDIIIVNGFNVYPQEVEAVLSQHPAVAQVVVIGIPASSGEIPKACIVKKPNVEVTESEIHRYCKERLAHYKVPRKVEFLETLPMSRMGKVLRRVLREREQVKNVE
- a CDS encoding Do family serine endopeptidase, yielding MHRSRLPSPFQGDPFFRQFFGEEFEDFSRSVPMRGRGSGFVVSKDGKILTNNHVIDGADKITVTLSDGKTYEGNILGKDPTFDLAVVQIEADADLPVLELGDSDSLDVGEWVVAIGNPYGLEHTVTVGVISAKNRSIHTNDINFDGFLQTDAAINPGNSGGPLINIDGKVVGINTAIVPYAQGLGFAVPVDMAKQIMDDLIAYGRAKRGWLGVVVQDLTSEFSEAYGVDVKTGIIVGDVFEGSAAERADLRRGDVIVTVNGEAVQGVQGFVNKVRSQAPGATLKLEVIREGEPISVTAKLGENPDVEERDISAEGTKKTEAEENILEKVGVFVSKLTDELRRQYGIENRKELSEGLVVVDVAERSSARLAGIREGDLILEVNGKKVNDSEALSGSIKRESKSVVLLIERDGRTFFASLKLQ